The window CACACGCAGTAAGAACACACGCAGTAAGAACACACAGTAAGAACACACGCAGTAAGAACACACAGTAAGAACACACAGTAAGAACACACAGTAAGAACACACAGTAAGAACACAGTAAGAACACAGTAAGAACACACGCAGTAAGAACACACGCAGTAAGAACACACGCAGTAAGAACACACGCAGTAAGAACACACGCAGTAAGAACACACGCAGTAAGAAACACACGCAGTAAGAACACACGCAGTAAGAACACACGCAGTaagaacacacgcacacgcagtaAGAACACACGCAGTAAGAACACACGCAGTAAGAACACACGCAGTAAGAACACACGCAGTAAGAACACACGAACAGTAAGAACACACGCAGTAAGAACACACGCAGTAAGAACACACGCAGTAAGAACACACGCAGTAAGAACACACGCAGTAAGAACACACGCAGTAAGAACACACGCAGTAAGAACACACGCAGTAAGAACACACGCAGTAAGAACACACGCAGTAAGAACACACGCAGTAAGAACACACAGTAAGAACACAcgcagtaagaacacacacagtaAGAACACACAGTAAGAACACGCAGTAAAAACACAGGAAAGGGAAAACAAGTTATGAATATAATATACGTGTTTGTTCCAATTAGTTTCAATGAACATTCTTAACTAAGATCAGTAGGTCAGGGTTTCACTGTGGAAAACTTGGTTAATGTGAAATATGGTTCATCTTGACTGAGGGAGTTCAACTGCAACAGTCATTTAATTAGGCCGTATTCGCCCACATGGCTCCTTCACCATAATACACTGCTGACACTGACTGAATCAAAAGCTTGACTCAACCCAATGCCCAAACCCCCTAACATCAGCAGTCTGCCCAAACCCCTAACATCAGCAGGCAGTCCAGCAGTCTGCCCAAACCCCTAACACCAGCAGTCTGCCCAAACCCCTAACATCAGCAGTCTGCCCAAACCCCTAACATCAGCAGTCTGCCCAAACCCCTAACATCAGCAGTCTGCCCAAACCCCTAACATCAGCAGGCAGTCCAAACCCCTAACATCAGCAGTCAGCCCAAACCCCTAACATCAGCAGGCAGCAGTCTGCCCAAACCCCAAACATCAGCAGGCAGTCCAGCAGTCTGCCCAAACCCCTAACATCAGCAGGCAGTCCAGCAGTCTGCCCAAACCCCTAACATCAGCAACAAGTCCAGCAGTCTGCCCAAACCCCTAACATCAGCAACAAGTCCAGCAGTCTGCCCAAACCCCTAACATCAGCAGGCAGTCCAGCAGTCTGCCCAAACCCCTAACATCAGCAACAGTCCAGCAGTCTGCCCAAACCCCTAACATCAGCAACAAGTCCAGCAGTCTGCCCAAACCCCTAACATCAGCAACAAGTCCAGCAGTCTGCCCAAACCCCTAACATCAGCAGGCAGTCCAGCAGTCTGCCCAAACCCCTAACATCAGCAACAAGTCCAGCAGTCTGCCCAAACCCCTAACATCAGCAACAAGTCCAGCAGTCTGCCCAAACCCCTAACATCAGCAGCCAGTCCAGCAGTCTGACAGAGAACCCAGAATAACACAGTGAGACTGAGCCTCATGTAGAAGAGGCCCTGGAGACCTCTCATGTTTCCAACCATGAGATTTATACTGTAGTCATAACAAAGGAGGaacaacactgacacacacacaccacccacacacacacacaaagacttgGGGTCGTGGCCACAACCATGTGAAGTACAACTGTCAACTTAAGTCATGATGGACGAGCTACAGACCACTGAGACAACACTGGGTCATCCTAGTCATCAGAACACTGGGTCATCCTATAGTCATCAGAACACTGAGACATCACTGGGTCATCCTATAGTCATCAGAACACTGAGACATCACTGGGTCATCCTATAGTCATCAGAACACTGGGTCATCACTATAGTCATCagaacactgagacacactgggtCATCCTATCATCAGAACACTGAGACAACACCGGGTCATCCTATAGTCATCAGAACACTGAGACAACACCGGGTCATCCTATAGTCATCAGAACACTGAGACAACACTGGGTCATCCTATAGTCATCAGAACTCTGAGACAACACTGGGTCATCCTATAGTCATCAGAACAACAGAGGGGGTTGCCCAGTCCAGAAACTGCATCTAGCCCATACCACCTTGGCACGTCTTGGCTGTGCCCGaaatggttccctattccctatttagaagGATACTTCTCATCagtacccacagggctctggtcaagaaGCATAGGGCACTAGAAAGGGATTAGGATGCCATTTGGTACAGGAGAGGATTGTCCAACAGAAAGCACCAGTAGATTCTCTTCCTCCATATGAGATGGTGGGATCTTCTCTGAAGGGAACCGACTTGGACAGATGGACAGCGGAGAGGATTGTCCAACAGAAAGCACCAGTAGATTCTCTTCCTCCATATGAGATGGTGGGATCTTCTCTGAAGGGAACCGACTTGGACAGATGGACAGCGGAGAGGATTGTCCAACAGAAAGCACCAGTAGATTCTCTTCCTCCATATGAGATGGTGGGATCTTCTCTGAAGGGAACCGACTTGGACAGATGGACAGCGGAGAGGATTGTCCAACAGAAACGAGCAGCAGGTCTGCCGTAGCCTAAAACAACAGTCCTATATTACTGAATCAACACAGAGCACCAGGATATTCCCTTTACTCTAAACGTCCTAAGTGACTATGGAAAATCCTTTCACACGTGTTGATGAATAGGTGTAACTACTATCACCCCTTAAGAGTCTATGTTAAATAAACGTTGCACAGAATAATGACACAAATCATATTCAATTtccataaatgttttatttccatTCAAAGGACCAGATGACCTTTCCTCAGTCGCTCAATAACAATAAGCAGTTATTTCACAAAACTGTCTGTCGATGAAACAGGACTTGACTTTATACATAGGACACTATACAACCTTTCATCAGAGGAAAGTATAATATTATCTAGGAAAGCGCCAGGGGGGGCCAGTTTACAGCTCAGCGATGGGCTTGTGAGGCCAGTACGGGTGTTTCTCCTTGTCCAGCTTGGTCTCAGGGAACGTGTCGTTCAGATCATCGATGGTCATCTGGTCGAAGGGAATCATGTTCTGGAACTTCTCCAGCTGGAAGAGAGGAAGGTGGatcaacagagagaagagaactacATGTCTCTAAATAGTGGAAGAGAGGAAGGTGGatcaacagagagaagagaactacATGTCTCTAAATAGTGGAAGAGAGGAAGGTGGatcaacagagagaagagaactacATGTCTCTAAATAGTGGAAGAGAGGAAGGTGGatcaacagagagaagagaactacATGTCTCTAAATAGTGGAAGAGAGGAAGGTGGATCAACAGAGAGAACTACaataccagtcaacagtttggacacacctactccttacagggtttttctttattttttactatattccacattgtagaataatagtgattaaaactatgaaataacacatatggaatcatgaagtaaccaaaatagtgttaaaggaaaatgtatttttacaatgtagaaaatagtaaaaataaagaaaaacccttgaatcagtaggtatgtccagacttttgactggtactgtacatgtctcTAAATAGTAGAGTCTCTCAGGGGGTCTACTGCTGACTGGTACTATACATGTCTCTAAATAGTGgagtctggtactggtactaaAATATAAAGAGACATTCTAGGGAAATCCGtgtaggggagtgtgtgtgtgtgtgtaggggagcgtgtgtgtgtgtgtgtgggagcgtgtgtgtgtgtgtgtaggggagcgtgtgtgtgtgtgtgtaggggagcgtgtgtgtgtgtgtaggggagcgtgtgtgtgtgtgtgtgtgtaggggagcgtgtgtgtgtgtgtaggggagcgtgtgtgtgtgtgtaggggagcgtgtgtgtgtgtgtgtgtaggggagcgtgtgtgtgtgtgtgtgtagggagcgtgtgtgtgtgtgtgtaggggagcgtgtgtgtgtgtgtgtagggagcgtgtgtgtgtgtgtgtaggggagcgtgtgtgtgtgtgtgtgtagggagcgtgtgtgtgtaggggagcgtgtgtgtgtaggggggagcGTGTGTGTAGGGGATGCGTGTAGAGTGTgtaggggagcgtgtgtgtgtgtgtaggggagcgtgtgtgtgtgtaggggagcgtgtgtgtaggggagcgtgtgtgtgtgtgtaggtgagcatgtgtgtgtgtaggggagcgtgtgtgtagggggagcgtgtgtgtgtgtaggggagcgtgtgtgtgtgtagggagcgtgtgtgtgtgtgtaggggagcgtgtgtgtgtgtgtgtgtagggagcgtgtgtgtgtgtgtgtaggggcgtgtgtgtgtgtgtgtaggggagcgtgtgtgtgtgtgtgtaggggagcgtgtgtgtgtgtaggggagcgtgtgtgtgtgtgtgtgtaggggagcgtgtgtgtgtgtgtaggggactgcgtgtgtgtgtgtgtgtaggggagcgtgtgtgtaggggagcgtgtgtgtgtgtgtgtgtaggggagcgtgtgtgtgtgtgtgtgtgtaggggagcgtgtgtgtgtgtgtgtgtggggagctgtgtgtgtgtgtgtgtaggggagcgtgtgtgtgtgtgtgtgtagggagcgtgtgtgtgtgtgtgtctaaatagtggtgtgtgtgtgtgtgtgtaggggagcgtgtgtgtgtgtgtgtgtagaggagcgtgtgtgtgtgtgtaggggagcgtgtgtgtgtaggggagcgtgtgtgtgtgtaggggagcgtgtgtgtgtgtagggagtgtgtgtgtgtgtaggggagcgtgtgtgtaggggagcgtgtgtgtgtgtgtaggggagcgtgtgtgtgtagtgtaggggagtgtgtgtgtgtgtgtaggggagcgtgtgtgtgtgtgtgtgtaggggagcgtgtgtgtgtgtgtgtgtaggggagcgtgtgtgtgtgtgtgtgtaggggagcgtgtgtgtgtgtgtgtagtaggggagcgtgtgtgtgtgtgtgtgtaggggagcgtgtgtgtgtgtgtgtaggggagcgtgtgtgtgtgtgtaggggagctgtgtgtgtgtgtgtgtaggggagcgtgtgtgtgtgtgtgtgtgtaggggagcgtgtgtgtgtgtgtgtggggagtgtgtgtgtgtgtgtgtgtaggggagcgtgtgtgtgtgtgtgtaggggagcgtgtgtgtgtgtgtgtgtaggggagcgtgtgtgtgtgtgtgtgtgtgtagtagagcgtgtgtgtgtgtgtgccagaggagcgtgtgtgtgtgtgtgtagggagcgtgtgtgtgtaggggagcgtgtgtgtaggggagcgtgtgtgtgtaggggagcgtgtgtgtgtaggggagcgtgtgtgtgtaggggagcgtgtgtgtgtaggggagtgtgtgtgtgtaggggagcgtgtgtgtgtaggggagcgtgtgtgtgtaggggagcgtgtgtgtgtaggggagcgtgtgtgtgtaggggagcgtgtgtgtgtaggggagcgtgtgtgtgtaggggagcgtgtgtgtaggggagtgtgtgtaggggagtgtgGGTGTGGTTTGGAGTGGCGTGTGTGTAACCCACCTCCTTCTCATACTGGCCAATACGAGCTTTGGAAGCCTCCACGTAGGCAACAGCAGCTTTGTTCTGAAACAACGAAGAAATATAACCAATAATAATGGAGGAGGCATCAAGAGCAGTGAGTGCTTTGCATAATGAGGTGTTGCCTCTTGAAATGGAACTCTGAGCTCATTCATCACCTCTTCCTCCAGGACAGAGAACAATTCAACAtaattagctagctactgtaatatTAATACAGGAATGAGGTGGAGCACAGTGAAGAGTCATTCTGAATCACTACAGCAGAGCGGTGAAGAGTCATTCTGAATCACTACAGCAGAGCGGTGAAGAGTCATTCTGAATCACTACAGCAGAGAAGATTCATTCTGAATCACTACAGCAGAGCAGTGAAGAGTCATTCTGAATCACTACAGCAGAGCAGTGAAGAGTCATTCTGAATCACTACAGCAGAGCAGTGAAGAGTCATTCTGAATCACTACAGCAGAGCAGTGAAGAGTCATTCTGAATCACTACAGCAGAGCAGTGAAGAGTCATTCTGAATCACTACAGCAGAGCAGTGAAGAGTCATTCTGAATCACTACAGCAGAGCAGTGAAGAGTCATTCTGAATCACTACAGCAGAGCAGTGAAGAGTCATTCTGAATCACTACAGCAGAGCAGTGAAGAGTCATTCTGAATCACTACAGCAGAGCAGTGAAGAGTCATTCTGAATCACTACAGCAGAGCAGTGAAGAGTCATTCTGAATCACTACAGCAGAGCAGTGAAGAGTCATTCTGAATCACTACAGCAGAGCAGTGAAGAGTCATTCTGAATCACTACAGCAGAGCAGTGAAGAGTCATTCTGAATCACTACAGCAGAGCGGTGAAGAGTCATTCTGAATCACTACAGCAGAGCAGTGAAGAGTCATTCTGAATCACTACAGCAGAGCGGTGAAGAGTCATTCTGCACAGTAACTTCTAACCCCGAGCTACTACTCACCGCCTCGGCCTCCTGTGTGTTGATGGCGGCGGTGGCTGTGTCCTTGGGCTCAGGAATGGTCAGGGCTGAGAACTGAGGACGACAGGAGATGGGTGAGATGAGGACAGGGGGTGAGATGAGGACAAGAAATAGAACAGACCAATATTAACTTAAGCACTTTGGGACAAACGTtgttgtaaaaagggctttataaatgagtGCCACCACAATACCCCCATCACCACAATACCCCCATCACCACAATACccccatcacaatacccccatcaCCACAATACCCCCATCACAATACCACAATCACAGATGTTCCTTGGCAAAAAAGACCAAACGAAGCAGACTGAACTCTGTGGTCCTTTAAAACCTACAGAATCTAAATTAttattgtgttacagcttgaataaTAAAACAAATGTGACTCTGGCTGACAACATGAGGCGACATTAGGACTGTTTTCCTCCAGAAACGTCTGGCTGACAACATGAGGCGACATTAGGACCGTTTTCCTCCAGAAACGTCTGGCTGACAACATGAGGCGACATTAGGACTGTTTTCCTCCAGAAACGTCTGGCTGACAACATGAGGCGACATTAGGACTGTTTTCCTCCAGAAACGTCTGGCTGACAACATGAGGCGACATTAGGACCGTTTTCCTCCAGAAACGTCTGCTTCATGCTGTTTCCTCGGCTTGTTTACTTCCTAGTACTGAGACAGCGGTATCTTGACAACactaatataaatacatttgattgactgaAGCATGAAGTTCCAGTACCCATCTCCGGTTGAGAACGCTTTCCATCATAATAATCACACCGATGTCTGATAGGGATCGATGAGGACATGTTCTACTCTGAAACAGCTTAGTAAACTGAATCCACATTACAGCATGCCACAACATACCAGACTAATATTGTTGTGACTGaaccagtattacagtaccacacagtggacAGGATACTACATACCAGATGACTGAACCACACAGTGGACAGGATACTACATACCAGATGACTGAACCAGTgttacagtaccacacagtggacAGAATACTACATACCAGATGACTGAACCAGTgttacagtaccacacagtggacAGGATACTACATACCAGATGACTGAACCAGTgttacagtaccacacagtggacAGGATACTACATACCAGATGACTGAACCACACAGTGGACAGGATACTACATACCAGATGACTGAACCAGTgttacagtaccacacagtggacAGGATACTACATACCAGATGACTGAACCAGTgttacagtaccacacagtggacAGGATACTACATACCAGATGACTGAACCAGTgttacagtaccacacagtggacAGGATACTACATACCAGACTAATATTGTTGTGACTGaaccagtattacagtaccacacagtggacAGGATACTACATACCAGATGACTGAACCACACAGTGGACAGGATACTACATACCAGATGACTGAACCAGTgttacagtaccacacagtggacAGGATACTACATACCAGATGACTGAACCAGTgttacagtaccacacagtggacAGGATACTACATACCAGATGACTGAACCAGTgttacagtaccacacagtggacAGGATACTACATACCAGATGACTGAACCAGTgttacagtaccacacagtggacAGGATACTACATACCAGATGACTGAACCAGTgttacagtaccacacagtggacAGGATACTACATACCAGACTAATATTGTTGTGACTGaaccagtattacagtaccacacagtggacAGGATACTACATACCAGATGACTGAACCACACAGTGGACAGGATACTACATACCAGATGACTGAACCACACAGTGGACAGGATACTACATACCAGACTAATATTGTTGTGACTGAACAAGTattacagtaccacacagtggacAGAATACTACATACCAGATGACTGAACCACACAGTGGACAGGATACTACATACCAGATGACTGaaccagtattacagtaccacacagtggacAGAATACTACATACCAGATGATGACTGaaccagtattacagtaccacacagtggacAGGATACTACATACCAGATGACTGAACCAGTGTTACAGTACCACAGTGGACACGATACTACATACCAGATGACTGAACCAGTgttacagtaccacacagtggacAGGATACTACATACCAGATGACAGAACCAGTgttacagtaccacacagtggacAGGATACTACATACCAGATGACTGAACCAGTgttacagtaccacacagtggacAGGATACTACATACCAGATGACTGAACCAGTgttacagtaccacacagtggacAGGATACTACATACCAGATGACTGAACCAGTgttacagtaccacacagtggacAGGATACTACATACCAGATGACTGAACCAGTgttacagtaccacacagtggacAGGATACTACATACCAGATGACTGAACCAGTgttacagtaccacacagtggaAATAAATACCAAGATCAAGGGCTACACTTTttcaacaggataacaacaaatTGCTGGTGAGTGATCTAAAACTGTGATCTTGGTTGTCTCAACACTTTACCCATGTCAATACCAGATGACTGAACCAGTgttacagtaccacacagtggacAGGATACTACATACCAGACtaatatgctgaacaaaaatataaatcgcaacatgtaaagtgctggtcatgtttcatgagctgaaataaaagatcacctAACATTTTCTATatgcaaaatgtttttttacaTTCCTGTTACTGATCaattcttctttgcca is drawn from Oncorhynchus tshawytscha isolate Ot180627B unplaced genomic scaffold, Otsh_v2.0 Un_contig_1471_pilon_pilon, whole genome shotgun sequence and contains these coding sequences:
- the LOC112238426 gene encoding ATP synthase subunit d, mitochondrial; its protein translation is MAGKRAALKAIDWLAFAERVPPNQRAMFNNLKTRSDAIGAKLSSLPEKPVTIDWSFYKTNVARAGMVAEFESKFSALTIPEPKDTATAAINTQEAEANKAAVAYVEASKARIGQYEKELEKFQNMIPFDQMTIDDLNDTFPETKLDKEKHPYWPHKPIAEL